One window from the genome of Crassostrea angulata isolate pt1a10 chromosome 2, ASM2561291v2, whole genome shotgun sequence encodes:
- the LOC128170502 gene encoding uncharacterized protein LOC128170502, with amino-acid sequence MALSKQVFPGDVQDIQVPVIGQHYLVCGNEDCKKNCQFYCNSCHLPLCEQCRDEHHNIPENKNHEVVPYRQRMRKLPVEKCKDHPTKDIDMICKNCQVAVCSKCLIKDHRGHTFDDLETIYSKNFTLCLDKIYNINQYYLPTSQDIKRDIKEDVLKLKAFMDKIRTSIKAEAESVKRLVEKAMSDNLEQANEMEETLLEKLQSQDKAYDEYNGYLENLVKEFQGYLSYDKVQNNSILFSLSEVLNIKPIPKSTEPVYPVFTAGQYSKDDVAKLLGTVTVPTTKPASRKIKPMDITSTQLKPTRKLKEADGDELEVNQKLSLSSSVTNVKEYIVPGLKSVCHISGGKSGILWASDASGNLVQTDLHGKQLQMIKTSGENESYHTVTLDGNLIFADRTNCSVNRITLGKTITRFITTKGWVPLSIHTSHINGDILVGMTVFFIGRVARYNKTGNEIQSLEQDNKGQRLYSGYPHYITENINGDICVSDRNKHAVIVVNKLGQHRFSYTGQGSKIFPYGICTDILGHIIVCETSSKTVHLLDQDGQLLSLVLSQKGKENPHGVCVDDDNNLHVGYGDTNTVIVYKYLQ; translated from the coding sequence ATGGCGTTATCCAAACAAGTATTTCCAGGTGATGTACAGGACATACAGGTACCAGTCATAGGCCAGCATTATTTGGTGTGTGGCAATGAAGACTGTAAGAAGAACTGCCAATTTTACTGCAATTCTTGTCACCTACCATTGTGTGAACAATGCAGAGATGAACATCACAACATTCCAGAAAATAAGAACCATGAAGTGGTCCCTTACCGCCAACGTATGCGAAAACTACCCGTGGAGAAATGTAAAGATCATCCCACTAAAGATATTGACATGATTTGCAAAAACTGTCAGGTTGCAGTATGTTCCAAATGTCTAATAAAAGATCATCGAGGGCACACCTTTGACGACCTGGAGACCATTTATTCCAAAAACTTCACTTTGTGCCTTGATAAAATCTACAACATAAATCAATATTATCTCCCAACCTCACAAGATATAAAAAGAGATATAAAAGAAGATGTCTTAAAACTGAAAGCGTTTATGGATAAAATAAGAACATCCATAAAAGCTGAAGCAGAGTCAGTTAAACGTCTAGTGGAAAAAGCTATGTCGGACAATTTAGAACAAGCCAACGAAATGGAGGAGACCCTATTGGAAAAGCTTCAGAGTCAAGACAAAGCCTATGACGAATACAATGGTTACCTTGAAAACCTTGTAAAAGAGTTCCAGGGCTACCTGTCTTATGATAAAGTTCAAAACAATTCAATCCTTTTTTCTCTTTCAGAAGTTCTTAATATTAAACCCATACCTAAGTCGACAGAACCTGTTTATCCAGTATTCACTGCTGGTCAATACAGCAAGGATGATGTCGCTAAACTACTGGGTACAGTAACTGTTCCCACCACTAAACCAGCATctagaaaaataaaaccaatggaCATTACTTCTACACAGTTGAAACCTACAAGAAAACTGAAAGAAGCGGACGGAGATGAATTAGAAGTAAATCAAAAGCTTTCTCTGTCTTCCTCTGTCACCAACGTCAAAGAGTACATAGTACCAGGTCTTAAAAGTGTATGTCATATATCAGGAGGCAAATCAGGCATACTTTGGGCCAGTGATGCAAGTGGCAACCTTGTTCAAACTGATCTACATGGGAAACAGCTACAGATGATAAAAACAAGCGGTGAAAATGAAAGCTACCACACCGTTACCCTGGACGGGAATCTGATCTTTGCAGACAGAACGAATTGTAGCGTCAATAGAATAACACTTGGAAAAACAATCACTCGATTCATTACAACGAAAGGGTGGGTACCACTTAGCATACACACTTCCCATATTAACGGGGATATACTGGTTGGAATGACCGTGTTTTTCATTGGTAGAGTCGCCAGGTATAACAAAACAGGGAACGAAATACAGAGCTTAGAACAGGACAACAAAGGACAAAGACTGTATAGTGGATATCCACACTACATCACGGAAAACATCAACGGTGATATCTGTGTATCAGACCGTAACAAACATGCTGTGATAGTGGTGAATAAATTAGGACAACACAGGTTTTCTTATACAGGTCAGGGGTCGAAGATTTTTCCCTATGGTATATGTACTGATATCCTCGGTCACATCATTGTCTGTGAAACGAGCAGTAAAACGGTTCATCTTCTGGATCAGGACGGTCAACTTTTGTCTCTTGTCTTATCCCAAAAAGGGAAAGAGAATCCCCATGGTGTGTGTGTGGACGATGATAACAATCTTCATGTAGGATATGGTGACACTAACACAGTGATAGTGTACAAATATCTTCAATGA